Genomic window (Lycium barbarum isolate Lr01 chromosome 2, ASM1917538v2, whole genome shotgun sequence):
TCTTATTTTCATGTTGCATCAGTGAGATAGTATCATACATAATCCTAAAGGACCAATATGCTGAAGTTTCTTCATTAGCCCAATGTCATAGCTGCTATCTCTACctctttttttttgaattttccttCATAAAACACTCTTTAAGtgtcctttattttttaaaattgtctACTGGAAAAAATTATCATTTTATACCTATAAAAAAGTTCATCGTTTTTCAGTACAATGAAatttatgtattttgtgatgTTGCACGTTTCCGGAGACGAGTATAACTATATGTATCTATTTCTCATTAATCCATAACTCTAGAATAAATGTTTAACTCTTACTCCTTGGTTGTTGTACTAATTTATTTTTATATCTATTTTACATGAACCAAGATTATGGCACCAAATAAGCAATGGATGGAACTTATTAATGATCGACTTGCTGGTGCTTACGTAGATGGGGTGGAAAGTTTTTTAGATTATGCTTTTACAAGATTGGGAGAACCACAATTGATATGTTGTCCCTGCATCAAATGTGGTAATGCAACTTCTAGAACACGTGTTGTGGTCAGGTCACATTTGATAGTACATGGGATAATACCGAGTTATACTCTTTGGTATCACCATGGGGAGAGGTCAAGTGAAGCACAACCAAATTCTGAATTTATATATGATAATGACATCGAAGAGGGTGATGGTGAGGATGAAATACATGGGATTTTGAGAGATTTGTATTATAATGGAGATAATATGAACAATAGTGGTGATGATTTTGTCGAGGAGGAACCAAATCTTGAAGCAAAACGATTTTATAAGCTACTGGAGGATTTTGAGCTACCTTTATATGAAAGTGCAAAGGTTTCTAAACTTTCTACTTTGGTTAAATTGCTTCACATTAAAAGTATTGGTCATTGGAGTAATGAGTCATTTACGATGTTATTAAAGTTTATGAAAGAAGATTTATTGCTTGATGGAACAAACTTGCCGAATTCATATTACGAGGCAAAGAAGGTTATTCGAGATCTTGGTCTTTCTTATAAGAAGATTGATGCGTGTAAGAATGATTGCATGTTATATTGGAAGGATGATAATTGTCTTGAATCTTGCAAAGTTTGTGGGGCATCCAGATGGAAGGAGGATAAACATAGTGGGGAAACCAAATTTAAAAGTGGAAAAAAGATACCATACAAGATTTTACGTTATTTTCCTCTAAAGCCCAGACTTCAAAGATTATTTATGTGTTCAAAGACATCTCCTCTTATATCATGGCATCATGATAAAAGAGTTGATGATGGGATTATGAGACACCCAGCTGATTCAATGGTATGGAaaaactttgatgagcttcaccCATCTTTTGCTGCTGAGCCTCGTAATGTAAGACTTGGGCTTGCTAGTGATGGATTTCAACCATTTGGAATGTCCAGAACTCCATACAGCATTTGGCCCGTGGTACTTATTCCTTATAATTTACCACCTTGGCTTTGCATGAAGCAAGAGAATTTTATTTTATCAATGCTTATACCTGGTCCTGAGAGTCCTGGGGATGCAATTGATGTCTATCTTGAACCTTTGATagagaagttgaatgaattatgGGAAACTGGAGTGGAGACCTTTGATGCGTCAACTAAAAAGAATTTTACATTACATGCATCTTTGttattgttataccccgcattttcagagcctgagagTGACACGTGctccctcaaacattgacaatcacgttgtcactacataatttaaactctcgttgatagtattatatttcgtattttcacccgtcgaattatttgtaagctgaggtggggcccacacgtcaagagtttttttaggaacacgtgacaagttatatgaatcatatatgtgaatttaaacacaactcaagaaggacccttgagccaaatcaaagcggaagccctccaaacaaaaatttttaagttacgtttttagGTGATCTGACTTAGAGGGGcacaaacggcattataagtttggaatttggaaatataccaagaaatagaagttgtatataattgaattagatttccaaccataggtcgtgagtcCATAGGTGATATCGGGATAATGAAatacggacgttttaaggcagaaaggtcagtgggctaggcccaatccgggcccaatcgggttaggcccatgacccatgcctatttaaatgGGATTTCAGCCCTTTTCCCCTCATTTTTCAGACTATAACACGCAGAAAATTCTGgaaggagagagagaagagagttttggagaagaaaaatcaattttgaccaaaatctgagccccgaatcccgaagcccgtgaagagaaaagtgttctacgttgtgttgcctccaatttgagctacaaatcaaccaaaaagaagggggtggacatggtggctgcacacttgaggtaagattaaggttccttttcattgctaataagtttatttggaGTTCTACCAAACTAGAagggagaaaatagtgtgataaattcgtttgttggcgttgtgaattatggaatgagatttgaagagaattttgaatgaaaataaatttattcaacttgtagaatgtggaggatgtcgttattgatattgttagtattaatttcgactcccttcagggaataaaattattaaatagttatatcgcaaatttggttggttgaggaatttagaaaacagtgtgcgggctattctatggaatattttggagatgaaaatattatgattaatgttggtattgttgttgtgttgttggttgctgaattgagaattcgggctaggcatataaacaggggagatgttgcccgattttcggcagaatataaaatagtatgatttgaaatatagTACAAATATgtgatgaaaaggctaacattagcataaattccttttaaatgtagacttacaagcttggatgaataagcgtagcttataggcggttgaacaggtatgtaaggcttaccctttctttcttttgacatgtcctagagccaggtaaggtatgatatgcatttcGGGGTTACTCTATTCCTTAATTCTAAACTTGATTGTGATTCTTATTTATTTTCCGATATGATTGATATCTTAATTGTCAAATGACAGTACGTGTGATGAGTCCATTGAATTTTGATAtgtctgtttatgatttgtacGCACCTTCTGATAAGTATTCAGTAAATTCGATATGGgtattcggatataagtattttgttacaaatattctgatatgggtattttgatataagtattttgatataagtaatctgataCGAGCATTCTCTGTAAGCCTTAATGTCCCCAACTTCTGTATATGATCTTGGATAGCTTGAAAATGCccatagaggtttctgtactaaaacgcTTGTAACTTTCTGATACTGAGtccgatcgacccgaaacttgtttcagagccttcagatgtcggtaagtgtgtatgtctctatcgggtcttgatttgtgtgcatatggtttctcacgactctgctcgtgcatgtttgagtatgtcttttcactgcgtcccgggccaggttctgttatcgtgcacttcctctgcattgttcaccgcgcccttCGGTGGGAGAGCCAGGTTctcttatatgtatatgatgatatggggatggcggccaggatgttatatgattctgttcaccgcgtctctccctagagggccgggttctgttaccgcgtccctcgctagaggccgggatctgttatatgtatctgcatatgatgacttatgattttggcatacatgatttgtgttctaaaagtaagcattttgatatctcGGACAAggtacttaccttctgtacttctgattctgattatggttctgtctgttTTACTTCTGTGCTCCTGACTCCGATTATGATTCGGTTTACTGTACTTCTCGCCTTACATggtcagtacatattccgtactgaccccctttcttcgggggctacatttcatgccacgcaggtacacccagataagtggAAGCAAttgcagaagatgttccagtgaagttggcaagctccgttttgttcctggagtgttgccgagtcagagtttgtatgatatgctttctggattgatgttagagactttgcagacagcgtcgtgggtattggttgtcagtctgtaagcggctccatcagccgatatgtcattctgtgttatgtaataaattttatataattacagattttgtttaattttgagaacgataaaaggaagatttcgaaagcttaatatgtattttacttttatttgattcttcagagtccgaagaaagtatgtgtgtaataagaatctgtgggttcgctcagctccggatatggggtcgggtgcccatcacaccctagggatattagggtgtgacagttatgGACCATTAACGACTTTCCAGCATATGCAAATTTGTCTGGATGGAGTACAAAAGGAAAATTGGCTTGCCCATGTTGCAATAAAGGAACTGTTTCCACAAGgctaaaaaattgtaaaaaacagTGTTACATGGGCCACAGACGCTTTCTTCCTCTTGATCACAAATGGAGGAATGATAAAGTGTCATTTGATGGCACTTGGGTTTGCTAGTTCGTGATCGTAATATGTGCCCGCTGCGAGTACACTCATGGTTGGACATCGAAGAACATAAGCTTGAGCACATGTGGAAAGTTGTTACTGTAAGTATATACAACATTGCTTTCTTGATTTAATAGAAAGTGAAAATTTGATATGAAAATTAATGTCTAGGTGATATATCACCCTCCCTAGCAACATTAAAAAACTTCTGTGTAGTAGACCTCATCCATATCAATTCTTCTTCTTTCCCTTCCTGCTACTGCTACTTGCAAGTGTCCTTGAGAACTTTTTACTGCAACCTGATTTTGACTTCTGACATTGGATGTAGAATGATGCAAAATCTATGAATTTACCAGTTGATTATGCTTATTTCCATCATGGTGTACCACCTGAGATGACTTGCCTCCTGTATTACCATTATTCTTTTGTTGTTGCATCTGCTGATTAGAACCAGTAGCATGTTTGTTCCCACTGCTCTTCATCACTTCATCTGGCTGTTGTTTGTGAGCTGTAAAATTTTTAGCTGTATGCTGCTGCTTATGATTATTAGCCTTGGGAGACACATTAGTTTCAAGTGCCTTGTCTGCTTGTTGCCTTGTTTGCACCACAGTATCCCTCAAGTGAAATGGAGTAACTGAAGCACTCTTAGTAGCATGAACTTGCTGCTGTTTGTGTACTATTTTTTCAGCCAGCTTCTCAGCACTCATATCCACGACTTGACTGATTTCCTGTATTTGCACATCAGTGCCCACCTGCAATTTAGTACTAATTTCACCGGCAATATGCACCTTCTTCTGAGTATCTCCAGCTATACCACCAGTATCATTAACACTCTCAACATCCTTTTCCTGGCGTTGAGTATTAATATCCTCTTGTTCCCTCTACATAACAGTAACATCATCATCTGTAGCAATTAATATCCTCTTGTTCCCACATAAGCTATCAAATTTGTTAACAACTTGCACAGCCTTAGAACATACTGTAGCAAGCTGTTTTCATTATTATTTCCAACAGTTTGCTTTACTGCAGGCACTGCCAGTTATTGTTTATTCCCATCAACATTATTTTGTCTCTGATTTTTCCTTTGGTTAGTTTGCCACTTATACACATTCTTAATATTGCCCACAACTTTCCCACTCTGTAACACCATAGTAGCATGATTCTTCACCTTGTTTGGGTAAGAAACTTTATTTTTGCCCTTGTTATTACCTTTAACAGGTTCTTTAGCATTATTAACAGTTGAGACTTGCTTACCTTTATCTCCATTAAGATCATTCCATTATGTTTTGGTAAACAATACATGTTATTGATTTGAAATATTGATTTTTGATCCTAAAACTTCCAGGTTACTGCTATAGTTGGTGATTTGTAAATTGATGCCTTGTTTTCACTTATTCAAGACACTTCTGTTGATATTTTTCTCTATTTCAGGAAAAATTTGACAGTGACGACATGATTGATCATAGAGGTCATGTTCTGCAACATATGAGGAAACTTTGGAATAATTGGAGAGGATCATTGCACAAGAAAATGAAATCGAAGTCATTGCATGAGGTTCTAAAAGATGTGCCGGCAGGAGTAGAAAAGAGTGATTGACAATGGTTGGTCAAGGAGCATTTCTTATCTGATAAATTTAAGGTATGATTTCATAGCCATTAACAAATAGCATTTTATTTCAAGTGGCATGTGATTACTTTTCAAGAACAATTTATGGCAGggccaaaatttttttttttttttgatgtctTCTTTCCACAGGACCCACAAAATAAAGTTgcattgatgttttttttttctctatttaCTCTCTGCTACCTAGCTTCAAAGCTAACATTAAAAATAGAATAATTAAACTACCTTATAATAATTTCACTATTGTGTTGTTAATGCAGGAAGCAAGTACAAGAAACTCAGTCAATAGGTCTAAGGTAGTTATGCCTCATCGTACAGGTAGCAAACCTTATAGAGAGATTAATTACGAAATGGTAAGTAAATCGTGTAACCCTATGACGAAATCTCCTCTTTGTATGAAAGATTTATgtgacttatttttttaattgtAAAGGGAGGCAAAGATGGTAATCCACCAAACATGGCAATTATTTTCAAAAGGAATCACTACAAAACCGCATGGATATTCTGGAGAGTAAATATGAACGACTTGAACGTATATTGGTTCGTCAGCCTTCATCACCTCCACTAGGTTAGTAAATTTTCTGTCAGCTATTACATAATGTGTATTTCTCAATAGATTTAGTGATATGTTTTACAAGTGCTCCTCTTTGATAACGACTTTGCTAATGCAGTAGCCTGTTTTGCTATTATGATTTGATCTAGAGACTAGATTCAAGtgttttaatttttgaaatagTTCTACTGTGTACGTCAACAGTTATGCATTCTTCTGGCGTTTGAGATTTGTGgatttatttgttaattttttatgatgatgatgatggcgttTGGGTAAAAGAGTAGATCATCGGATATGTCTATTTGGTTGAATTGTTTGTGAACAATTAGAGTTGCTTCGTGGAAAATATGCTGGATAATGTTTGGACTATATATTCTTTCCGAATCATATAATAAACAATGGAATGGGTCGAGATCACCTCCAGTGATCAACCCTCCAGCAAAggtttgcatatatatatatatatatatatatatatatatatatatatatatatatatatatatatatatatatatatatatatatatatatatttatgcgcACCCAAATTTGTGTAAGGTAATTAAAAATAAATGTGTGTTGATTGTCCCATAATGCACCAGGTAATTTCTAGTTGTGACTGTTTCAAGATGGAAGAAGCTTATTGTGATAGCTTTATTGATCATTTTTATCTCCACATTGTCATCTCTCTgttttgagaaatcaaaatgGTATAGATtaattataagcctttaagaataTGTTAGCTACTATATGGCTAAACCATTTTTTGTATACTTCAAATACAATCTGTTTGCTCCTTTAGAAATTCCTTTCTTTCAAGTATAAATGACAGTCTTCATTACTAATGTGAAATAGTTTTAGGGTCAAGCCAAAACCTTAGGGTGATTGATAGTGTTGAaatttcattaagattaagaatGAAATGGCTACGAGTGAGAAGGATCTATTGGTTGGGATGATTTATTTACTTTTGACATGCATAGAGGTATATTATGATAAATCTATGTTTTTCTACTGTTCTGTAGCTATTTGTTGTTTGCTATTCATACTATGTTAACATGTTGATAGATAATGCATGATTTATTTGCTCCAATTGTTTGGCTAACTGGTGATTAAAttattcctttattttttaaactaggAAAATAGCTAGCAGGAATTCTGTTACTAAACTGACATGGATTGTTCTTTTAACAGATCAAGAACTTGAAGATTGAAGAAATGTGCTCGAACAAAGTGCAGAGCAAGTTGAAGCGCATTATGTTTATTGTTTTATTAGTATTGGTGCAGAGACGTCATTTGTACATATGCTACAATTTCCTTTTCTCAATTTTTAGGATTTGATGGATTTATTTTGTTGGACATATATATGTTTTTCAGTAATTAATGTGATGTTTAGGTTTTTGCGCCTAACAATGAAATTTTATATGAATATCAATTATTTGGTATGTTTTAGGTTGCATGTGAAAGCATATAAAATTATACTACTTCAGAAGAGCAGGGAAAATTatgaattatttaattatttttattaaaatttgcAAAAGGAACATCGGTTGTTAAAAGTATTTTGATCAACGAAAGGAATTTCAGTCGCTAAAAGTACTTAATAACGACTAGAgtttgttgttttatttcaaGGTTTAACGACCAGAGAGGTCATCAACGAAGGGAAATTTGGTCGTTGTAAGGAAGTACAACGACTGGATTACTTGTTGTCGTTAAAAGATATTTAACGACTGGGTTTCCAATCCGGTCGTTAAGTTTTAACGACGGAGCTTTTAATGACCGGTGACGACCAAATTTTACCCCGTCGTTATTGACTTATAGCGACCGGTTTTGATCTTTTAACGACCAAATTTCGCCTCGCTAAAGACCATTTCTCTTGTAGTGAAATTTAAAACATAAATAGTAAAACAGTTTGAGGATATGAGGAGATTTCTGGACAACTAATAAACAAAGGAACGAGTACTTTTTATATGTATTCCAAGGTTACAAACAATCTGGTTCAGCAGGTGGAAACCATCATTGGATTTTCAAGAGGATCTTTTCCTTTTAGATATCTAGGTTGTCCTATTACTCATGCTAGGAAAAGGAAGGTTGATTATAATGATCTCCTCAAGAAGGTAAGGGACTAGCTGCATGCATGGAAAGGAAAGTTGTTATCTCCAGGAGGAAAAGCAGTGTTAATTACTAGTGTATTGCAAAGCATTCCTATCCACTTGCTATCTGCTATTAAACCTCCAAAATGTGTAATCAAGGACATTCACACGATTTTTGCAAGATTCTTCTAGAGTAGTAATGAAGATGTTAAAAAGAGACATTAGTCATCATGGTTGAATATGTGCTATCCAAAGCATGAAGGGGGATTAGGATTTAGGTCCATTATTTATGCATCAAAAGCTCTATGTGCTAAACTGTGGTGGAGGTTTAGAACTGTGCACTCTCTATGGTCAAACTTTATGTGGATCAAGTATTGCAAAAAGCAGTATCCTCAGAATGTTCAATGGAAGGGTGGACCTCAAGTGTGGAAGATGATCCTTGAAGCTAGAGACAATATAAAGCAGGATATTTGGTGGGAAATTAGAAGTGGCACTGCAAATGTCTAGTTTGATAATTGGATAGGATTAGGAGCTTTATATTATGTACTTCCCCATCAGTTCCCTATTAATGAAAGAGTGGAGGATGCGAAAGAGCTTATgaatggaggaagttgggatatTGTCCAGCTACAACAATGTTTCCCTGAATCTCATTGTTGATCACATAATGGATGAACTAGAAATTAAAGGAAATTCTCTAGAATACGATAAGCCTTGGTGGATGATGACTAGTACTGGAGACTTTTCTGTGGCAAGTGCCTGGGTCTGTTAAGGCGAAAATCTCACTCTTCTGAGATTTATAAGGACATGTGGATCAAAGGCTTACCTTTCAAAATATCTTTCTTCTtatggagattgtggaagtttaaaATTCCTGTTGATGAAGTTCTAGCCTCAATAGGAATCAATGTGGTATCTAGATTTGTATGCTACAGTATTCACCAACAAGAGACCATTGATCACCTGTTTTTAAATAGCAGCTTTGCAACTTCTATCTGGAGTATGTTCAACAATGCTGCTGGCCTTGCTATTACTGGTACACAGGTCAAGCAAGTAGTGATAAAATGGTGGCATGCCCCATGTCATTACAAGCTGAGACCTGTTTACAAAGCAGTGCCAGCCATAATATTGTGGCATTTGTGGAAGTGGAGGAATACAACTTTGCGTGGAGGCTCTATGTCTGTATACAGGGTACTACATGAGATCAACTTGAGCATTTACTTGTTTTGTAGAACCAGATTTCCTCTCATtcaggacatgccaaagaaatgGCCTGATCTCATTGATTTCTTTGAGAGGTTTAAGCCAAAAATCAGTTGCAAGGCTGTCTTATGGAAATTGCCAACAAGAGGATAGGTGAAATGTAATTGTGATGGTGCAACAAAAGGAAATCCTGGTCTATGCATGATTGCcttttgtgttagaaatgaaaAAGGAGATTTGTTGTATGTTGTAGGACAACAAATTCATGATGGAAACAATCTGGTTGCTGAGGCTATTGCTATTAAGAAAGGGGTTGAGCATTGCATTGTTAATAATCTGGTTCCTTTGATAACTGAGACTGACTCTCTAGCTATGCAGAAGTTCATTATGGGTGAATGGGATACCCCTTGGAGTATTGTGATGATAGTAAAGGAGATTCAAAGATTAATGAAGGGAACGATAGTGAAGGTGGAGCACATTTTCAGAGAAGGCAATGGACTAGCAGATTTTTGGCTAACTTTGTTTTTGGTTTTGCAGGTACACAACAATTCACTACTTTCCAGGAGTTACCAATTATGGCAAGAAGAATTCTTAACTCAGATAAATCTCAAATACCATATTTGAGAATCAGATATGCCACAGATTCTATACAACTTCAAACTTGAAGAGGAAAAGAGTTGCAGCATGCTATAACTACTGTTTTATACTGTCATTCATGACATACTGTTGCTGAATTGAGGTAACACAGTTGGCAGCTATCTGTAGGGGTGGTGTTAGTGTGATCACATACTCATTCCCATGCAGAGAGTTTGCAACTGTTTTACTTTCAAAACACAACAGGAATAGGACATATGACATAAGGATTAATTGCTGATTTGGAGGCCTGAATTGTATTCATCTAGATCTTGTTCCATACCACCTTGTGAGAGCTTGGAGGTGTGATAAATGGAGGAAGATCAAGGCACCAGAATTAGCATTTTCAAGAGCTTTTTCATTGCTGTTTTTAGCTTAGTTTCATAGTTAGTTTTGCTTTTCTTTTGcttcttttgttttcttagcttcttttttgttttcaaaCTCTCCTATTTTGGAGTTGTTCTGCTGTAcagtttatttattttaataaattcCCATCAGTATGAtggtttaattaaaaaaaaagtttgcctCTTTGTGAAATTTGTCTGATCTATAATAACGGTCACAACAAATGGAACACACCATACTAAAAGGGTTATAATGTTGTCGAACTACTACTACTAACAAACACATAGCACATCATTGTTACTAAAATGTATAttcgaaaatcatataaaaaataattatcaTAGATGTAGATAAATAAAATGCTAGTAATGTGTTATAACCACAATAAAGTTTATCTTCATgcgagtaattttttttttacaaaaagtaGAGTGTCAAAGGGAAATAATATTTAATATTTATTATGTGTACCTTGAAAGTAACATAACCATTGCATAGATAAATAATTGTCATTTAAATAGCAAAATCTGGAAATGTCTAGCTCTTTACTTCATGATGCAAACCCCTTGTTAATAAACTAGAATTTGGAaaatattccccccccccccccccccaaaaaaaatacatttaaaaTGTTATTTTACCAAATTCTAAACCTTCTTATGCAATCAAAATTCACAcctaattaaaaaaaacaaattagaAGAAATCAAAACAAAAGGGAAAATGGAAATATGGTGAAATCAAAAAGATGAGAACACAAGAAAGCATAAAGATAGAACTATGATGGATAACTTGGGAAGAACTATACGATACCAACTTTCAGTATGGAAAAATGGCTTTCTATATCCCTTCTCCCATCTTCATCTCCTCTAAAACTCTTTCTTTTTTGGGTCAGCTCATTTTTTCCTACAATATTTTTTGTACAATTCTTGAAATTTGCACTGTTAAATCAAGAAGGAAGTTGCTGAAGATTCTAGAAAAAGCAAAATTCTTAGCTTATATTTTTTCCGGCGGAATGACTCCACGTCTCggcgatcatgacccatgggggacccgcgaagtccatatacTACTCGCTCCGAaatatgacctcggatcacgagcacactcTCACAATCCTAacaaagacctcgggcatcagAAACTCCACCGTTCCTgacaagaaacctcgggcaacaAACACAAATCTCCCTTTTgcgctctccggcagaaacctcggaggctacactctctcagaTATCATCATCAGTGCCAGGACCATGCATATGTCAGTGTATCATggaaatgcatatgaatatgatgaaatgtgATATCAACAAACAATTCCATCCGAAATAGTACCACAcctggcacacaagtaatatcaatgataaggctacacaataaaccacaatggaatcacaactcTCGACAGTACCTCCCAAGGTACACAcgtaatatcaatgataaggctacataataagccaTAATGGAATCACAACTCTCGACAGTACCTcccagggcacacaagtaatatcaatgatacggctacataataagccacaatggTGTCACTATCCTagtctcaatatcaatcaagtaaagtacgaAAATATCATGgccatgatatatatatatatatatatatatatatatataatcaccaaTATCTGATGTCTCAACGAGGTAACGAGccaataaataaatagaaaaaggTAAGTCAACAatgcaacggggtggctagccacGAAaccacacaacaag
Coding sequences:
- the LOC132626195 gene encoding uncharacterized protein LOC132626195; the encoded protein is MAPNKQWMELINDRLAGAYVDGVESFLDYAFTRLGEPQLICCPCIKCGNATSRTRVVVRSHLIVHGIIPSYTLWYHHGERSSEAQPNSEFIYDNDIEEGDGEDEIHGILRDLYYNGDNMNNSGDDFVEEEPNLEAKRFYKLLEDFELPLYESAKVSKLSTLVKLLHIKSIGHWSNESFTMLLKFMKEDLLLDGTNLPNSYYEAKKVIRDLGLSYKKIDACKNDCMLYWKDDNCLESCKVCGASRWKEDKHSGETKFKSGKKIPYKILRYFPLKPRLQRLFMCSKTSPLISWHHDKRVDDGIMRHPADSMVWKNFDELHPSFAAEPRNVRLGLASDGFQPFGMSRTPYSIWPVVLIPYNLPPWLCMKQENFILSMLIPGPESPGDAIDVYLEPLIEKLNELWETGVETFDASTKKNFTLHASLLLLYPAFSEPESDTCSLKH